In one window of Mytilus galloprovincialis chromosome 6, xbMytGall1.hap1.1, whole genome shotgun sequence DNA:
- the LOC143080659 gene encoding ankyrin repeat and SAM domain-containing protein 6-like, translating into MDRVRQLLHACEHGDGHSVQALLDEGVGVDSTDDDETTPLQIAAANGHDHIVRLLLMKGAALDQPNNFGWTPLMHACRNGHNEVVVTLLQRQADISVKTRYGISAVTLAARGGHIQVVRKLVEAGIDLNNSGNGCMCEFTPLLVAVEHGHDAVLRFLLDRGCDVNNKTASTGLTPLMLAAVNGHLKTAQILIESGADANLTSINNRTALDMATAMGKSEVASYLDRKTTNKTFKESDEKKPDIIDATKKGDLRKVRSILDLDPSQLDACSPHDGATSVMFAAMTGQLEIAQLLVERGCDINKQDTISGWTALMQATYHGKKSIAMFLLDKGADVRIQANNGCTAFDMASLIDDVDTELVRKLASKTIAVPGSPEKGGKKVTAKQNGVASSLTDISMEEPPKSGLKGWLNRLSNRFRNIKIGRTLNLSNRVVSMSSEKSTSVQDLTLKSTNSPKVPVKKMNNFMEHSQSSPSIPSVNNYGNTYTGMALENKQSATVYTLDINPPSSNMSNDTLKPVIPPFLPPPSFALDTVGSTRKPVSARGPGSSSSVTSLLGGRSHTHMSASPMIHARSSSRLTNGTTSSSADFHNGLFSSESSSTPNRPTPIFVQPYTPTRQNLMPRKPPISAVFTSNTTSPNSSTSGSSSVTPIRSHGRSTSSKESTTSTLTPSPSPTPGKYPDDHHPLLGSLEEHDSQAELSGILSKLSLEKYQPIFEEQEVDMEAFLTLTDQDLKELGISNTQSRSQILTAINKLSTGKGKERQQLIDTMTSFQTTLKAKVASEPSNLNGMMWLQSHTRRLDYS; encoded by the exons ATGGATCGCGTCCGTCAGTTGCTCCATGCCTGCGAACACGGTGATGGCCATTCAGTTCAGGCTTTGCTCGACGAAGGAGTGGGGGTTGATAGCACTGACGACGATGAAACTACGCCCCTACAG ATTGCTGCAGCTAATGGCCACGACCACATTGTAAGGCTTCTGTTAATGAAAGGGGCAGCATTAGATCAACCAAATAATTTTGGTTGGACGCCACTGATGCATGCTTGTCGCAATGGCCACAATGAAGTAGTAGTAACACTGCTTCAAAGACAGGCAGATATCAGTGTAAAAACTAGGTATGGCATTTCAGCAGTTACACTTGCAGCCAGAGGTGGTCACATACAGGTGGTCAGAAAGCTAGTTGAGGCTGGCATTGATTTGAATAACTCAGGGAATGGATGCATGTGTGAATTCACACCTCTTTTAGTTGCTGTTGAACATGGACATGATGCAGTATTGCGTTTCCTTTTGGACCGTGGATGTGATGTGAATAACAAAACAGCATCTACAGGGCTAACACCACTAATGCTAGCTGCTGTTAATGGACACCTTAAAACTGCTCAGATTCTCATAGAAAGTGGTGCTGATGCTAACCTCACATCTATAAATAATAGAACTGCTTTAGATATGGCAACAGCTATGGGGAAAAGTGAGGTTGCCAGTTACCTTGACaggaaaacaacaaataaaacttttaaag AATCTGATGAGAAGAAACCAGACATAATAGATGCAACCAAAAAAG gTGATTTAAGAAAAGTGAGATCTATACTAGATCTAGATCCTAGTCAGTTAGATGCTTGTTCTCCACATGACGGTGCTACGTCTGTAATGTTTGCTGCCATGACTGGTCAGTTAGAGATAGCTCAGTTACTGGTGGAAAGGGGATGTGATATCAACAAACAAGATACAATTAGTGGTTGGACAGCATTAATGCAGGCCACATATCATGG GAAGAAATCCATAGCAATGTTTTTACTGGACAAGGGAGCTGATGTGCGGATTCAGGCTAACAATGGTTGTACAGCGTTTGATATGGCATCATTAATAG ACGATGTAGACACAGAACTAGTCAGAAAGTTAGCCAGTAAAACTATAGCTGTTCCTGGTAGTCCAGAGAAAGGAGGCAAGAAAGTCACTGCAAAACAAAATGGTGTTGCCTCATCACTCACTGATATCAG CATGGAAGAACCACCAAAGAGTGGACTTAAG GGGTGGTTAAACAGACTTTCCAACAGATTTCGGAACATTAAGATTGGTAGAACATTAAACTTGTCTAATCGTGTTGTGTCGATGTCATCAGAGAAATCAACGTCCGTCCAGGATCTCACATTAAAAAGTACAAATAGTCCTAAAGTG CCTGTAAAAAAGATGAACAACTTCATGGAACATAGTCAGTCCTCCCCATCCATTCCATCAGTAAATAACTATGGAAATACATATACAGGGATGGCACTGGAAAATAAACAAAGTGCTACTGTGTATACTCTG GATATAAATCCTCCCAGCTCTAACATGTCAAATGACACTTTGAAACCAGTCATACCTCCATTTCTACCACCACCTAGCTTTGCTCTAGATACAGTGGGTTCCACCAGGAAACCAGTCAGTGCTAGAGGGCCTGGTTCATCTAGTTCAGTG ACTTCACTACTAGGAGGCAGGTCTCACACACATATGAGTGCTAGTCCAATGATCCATGCCAGATCTTCGTCAAGGCTTACTAATGGTACCACAAGTAGTTCAg CTGACTTTCATAATGGTTTGTTTTCATCAGAGTCTTCCAGCACTCCCAACAGACCAACACCAATATTTGTACAACCATACACACCGACTAGACAAAACCTGATGCCAAG GAAACCACCTATATCTGCTGTGTTCACGTCTAATACTACGTCCCCAAACAGTTCAACAAGTGGTAGTTCTTCTGTCACACCAATAAGATCACATGGTCGCAGTACATCCTCTAAAGAGAGTACAACATCGACACTAACACCCTCACCTTCACCTACACCAGGAAAG TATCCAGATGACCACCACCCATTATTAGGTTCATTAGAAGAACATGATTCACAAGCTG agtTGTCAGGAATTCTATCGAAACTGTCATTAGAAAAATACCAGCCAATATTTGAAGAACAAGag gttgATATGGAAGCGTTTCTTACATTAACTGACCAAGATCTAAAAGAATTGGGCATATCAAATACACAGTCTCGATCACAGATCCTTACAGCAATCAATAAACTCAGCACCGGAAAG GGAAAAGAACGTCAACAGCTGATAGATACTATGACATCTTTCCAGACAACCCTCAAAGCTAAGGTGGCATCAGAGCCTTCTAATCTTAATGG aatgaTGTGGTTACAGTCCCATACAAGGAGATTGGATTACTCCTGA